From the genome of Streptomyces sp. NBC_01142:
CTGGAAGCACTCCTCGACCGCCCACCGGCTGCCCGCGATGCGGATCAGCTCGTCGAGTGTGGTGTCGGCCGGGCAGTAGGCGATGTAGTAGGAGATCTCCTCGGGCCGGCGGACACTTCGGCGGGCGATCACCCAGTGACGACGGTCCTCGCGGTGCCAGGGACGGACCTCGACCCTCGCCCAGTCGTAGACCCTCGGGCCGTGGGCGCCGTTGCCGCAGGAACGGCGCTTCCACTTCTGCCGGGACAGCCCGGGAAACAGATCGTGAACGGGGTGGTCCATGGCCCAGCGGGTGACGACGGTGTCATGCCGGGTGGTGGCCATCACGTGGAAGACATCCGCCCGCTCCAGCTCAGAACGCCAGCCCTTGGAGAAGCCGTAGGCGGCGTCGGCGGTCACCCACCGGAACGGGATCCGGTCCGTGATCGCCCGGCGGACCATGGCCTTGGCCATCACCACTTTCGTCTCGAAGGCGACCGTGTCGTCGATGCCCGCGGCCCGGCACCGGTCGCGGTCATCGGTCCATGAGGTGGGCAGATAGAGGCGGCGGTCGATCAATGTGCGGCCGCGTCCGCCGGCATAGGCGAGGAAGACCCCGATCTGGGAGTTCTCCGTCCGGCCGGCGGTTCCGGAGTATTGGCGCTGGACCCCGGCCGAGCGGATGCCCTTCTTCAGGAACCCGGTGTCGTCCACGATCAGCACCGCATCCGGATCGCCGAGGTGCTCGACGACGTAGTCCCGCACGTCGTCCAGGACTTCGTCCGCGCTCCAGTCGATCCGGTTCAGCAGCCGGTGGATCCGGTCCGGGCCGCCATGCCCGGCCTCCTCGGCAAGCGTCCAGCCGTTCTTCCGCTCCAGCGGAGCTATCAGCCCCCGCATATAGGCGAGAGCCGACTCCCGCGGCTCCGACCTGGAGAAACGGTGCACGAACCGCTCG
Proteins encoded in this window:
- a CDS encoding IS701 family transposase codes for the protein MGGELADARSWAGELKALHERFVHRFSRSEPRESALAYMRGLIAPLERKNGWTLAEEAGHGGPDRIHRLLNRIDWSADEVLDDVRDYVVEHLGDPDAVLIVDDTGFLKKGIRSAGVQRQYSGTAGRTENSQIGVFLAYAGGRGRTLIDRRLYLPTSWTDDRDRCRAAGIDDTVAFETKVVMAKAMVRRAITDRIPFRWVTADAAYGFSKGWRSELERADVFHVMATTRHDTVVTRWAMDHPVHDLFPGLSRQKWKRRSCGNGAHGPRVYDWARVEVRPWHREDRRHWVIARRSVRRPEEISYYIAYCPADTTLDELIRIAGSRWAVEECFQTAKQECGLDDYQVRRYDGWHRHITLAMAAHACLTVLRARELDTGKAETDPPSSYP